In Lachnospiraceae bacterium, one DNA window encodes the following:
- a CDS encoding helix-turn-helix domain-containing protein encodes MTLGEIIKQARITKGLSQKELAALLGTTPQNLAQYENNRRRPKINTLRNIASAMNVTLGELSPEIWKYYSPEEWGQDFSTDMKNSLDTALRKVPEQFEKGIKKSLKDLQQRIQEDGPKIIKHAHDIVDSDVKTIFLLNDFEKLNNNGRRIACERIKELTEIKKYTDPDTPEPEPNQDQAPNINKSEKL; translated from the coding sequence ATGACATTAGGCGAAATAATTAAACAAGCTCGCATAACTAAAGGCTTGTCACAAAAAGAATTGGCAGCGCTTTTAGGCACTACTCCTCAAAATCTTGCTCAATATGAAAATAATCGGAGAAGGCCCAAAATTAATACCTTGAGAAATATAGCTTCTGCTATGAACGTTACATTGGGGGAATTAAGCCCTGAAATTTGGAAATATTACAGTCCCGAAGAATGGGGACAAGATTTTTCAACCGATATGAAAAATTCTTTAGATACCGCCCTAAGAAAAGTTCCAGAACAATTTGAAAAAGGAATTAAAAAATCATTAAAAGACCTGCAACAGCGTATACAGGAAGACGGGCCTAAAATCATAAAACACGCACATGATATAGTTGATTCCGATGTTAAAACCATATTTCTTTTAAACGATTTTGAAAAGTTGAACAATAACGGGCGCCGCATTGCTTGCGAACGTATAAAGGAACTAACAGAAATAAAGAAATATACAGACCCAGACACTCCCGAGCCCGAGCCAAATCAGGATCAGGCTCCAAATATCAATAAATCTGAAAAGTTGTAA